ATGGTCTGGGCAGTGTGGCATGCTCAGCAAGGCACTGCTACAGCAGGACAGATGGGCCTTGGAAGCACAGCTACACCGTCCTGCATGGTCAGGAGGAGAGGAATGTAGctggtgaagaagaaaggaaacttCAAGCATCCTTTATGGCTGTTTGGAATATTATACAAAACATTTTGCCCATAGCTGATGACCtgacttattcaattgtaatttttaagtccattcatgcaacttttgatttgacctccccgcaatcaaaactattggatattctcctcactattgctcaacggcatattttgcaaaactggaaaaacgcacagctgctgaatattcacttctggtggaatacagtcctgcagcatcagaagtttgagctcgccatggcagccaaaagtcggatgatagtatctaagaaacaaatttggtctattttggacaactgcctccaaactattcaggccacaccttaaaccagtacaaaggacttatttgttaaacacctggatgctttcccctccttttttctcttctttcctttctcttttttcctttcccacctgttgtgtttattgcttcctatgttttcccatcattgttttcctgttatttgtatatttggaaattaataaaatatttggaaatacAACCTGACTTGCCTTTTGGACATATTTCATGGGCACTTTCTTCattatggagtagcctagtggttagtgcagtgaactttgatcctggggagctgagtttggttcccattgcagctccttgtgactctgggcaagtcacttaaccctccattgcccctggtacaaaataagtacctgaatatatgtaaactgctttgaatgtagttgcaaaaacctcaaaaaagtggtatatcaagtcccctttcccatTATTACAAATTCCCTCTTTGTTGAAAGACtcaaatattttgaaaacctaCAATGGCTATTCCACAAACACACCTTACCCTTTATGCACAGCAAACCTATACAACTAAGCTCTTGTATCATTTAAAAGAGACAATTAGTGGTTAAAAGATTACAGCATGCAGTACAGAGGTGCATCTCCTGCAAACCAAAAAATACACTGCACCATTAATATGAGATCGGCACAATGTGATATCTGGTGgccaaggaaaaagaaaaggtgaaataaaacattaaaaataaggcAAAAGAATAATGTGAGCCATTGTTTCTATTCATAAATACCTGTTGTTCAATCAGAAAATTAATATCACAATAAGATGCAATAGAAatcaataatatatttaaaaaatcttcAAAAAGGTTCAACGCATTAATTTAAGTCTCAACAAGTCTTACTGATTGTGCTCACTGAAGCTCTTCCTGAAGTCCCAGACTTTGAGAAATGTTGAGGCTTTATAGCCCCTCTCCATAAAGTGTTCGGTGTCTCAAATACTCCTCTAGGCACTGAATGGCATAGTCATCCACTCTGGGATCAAACTTATTGGCAAAGAGGTGATGGTGTTGCAGCATCCAGTGCAGATCCCCAGCCCCGTATACACACACCGAGTGTCTGTAAGTACCAGTGCAGGGAGGATACGAAGCTCCTTTCTCGGTGTCTCCTTCCAAGCTGTCCCACTTCACCAGCCTCGCCATTGCATTCATGTCTGAGGTGTCATATTTACCGTGATAAGGAACCGAGCCTGGGATTCCAGGCAGTCGATTCAAAGTTGCCCAGACAAATTCATCTGGGCTGTAAGTATCATTTGCAAATTGTAGTAATTTCTCTGCATCTGGATGTTCAAATACTGATTTCACAAAGTCTCTAGTCACCACAAAATAAGCATTTCCAACAAATATGGGAACACTTATTGGTGGGGAAGGTTTTCTAATATCAGTTCTTGCTACTACAGATCCACGTATTTCATACTGAAACACCCAACGGGCTTGTTTATGTTGTGGTGGCTTTTCAGACTCTAGGCTGTTCTTGCCATTCAGGACCTTCAGGGCTCTGACTATCTCAGCGTTGGTCTTTATTGGGAAGTCGGTGCCACATGTGTTTATCAGATATCTCCAGGGCACTGCACTTTTCAGCAGATCCTCCATGCAGTTCAGATCAGCTTGAACCCTGGACCAAGATGCATAAACCACCTTTTCCAGTTTAGACGCCACAaagacattttcaaagcacgaTGCAATGGCCCTCACAGCCTCCTTAAATACCTCAGGAGACTTTTCATCCACGTGGACGCAGTAAACGTTCTGAGGTGTATAAATTGCCCTTAAAAGCCTCTCAAATATTTCAATATTTTCATGGATTACCATAGAATATGCAATGGGGAAATTTGCTTCTTCTTTGCTCAGCAGAATAGGAATAAATTTCCTTGTTTCCTTGAATCGATTACAGTGTTTTGTCCAATTCAGGTAGTCATTTTCGCTTAAaggcagttttttgttttttatttccagTCTCCCTAAAAGTGCCCGTTCTATGGCTTCCTGATCCCCGCTGATTATTCTGGAGCAGGATATGGGACCTTGAGGTGACAGGGTCAGAGATGGGAACAACTGGTCCTTACAGTAGTTACTTTTCGAACTGTTTGCTTCCCTCAGGAAGTCATCCAAGTTGCAATCTTGGAAGACGTATGTCAGCAGCACTTTGACGGCAAACAGCAACAGGAATCCAAAAGCCATCAGATGCCGAATATGACGCCATCGGATAGTCCTTTTCTTATAAAACACCATCTTCAGAGCAAATGTTGAGAACTTCATGTTCATGCTGTGTGGATAATTGTTCCTCTTTTTCTAGAAACAGTCCATGGTTGAATAATGAACATGTGGATATAGAGCACAGTTTGTATAGAGAGCACTGAATGTACAGTTCGtagcactgctgctgctgctccccgaaTCTACAAGTTCAAGGTTTACAAGGGAACAAGTTACTTAACACCTTTCCTTCTCATCTCTTAACtgttgcaataaaaaaaaacatgacaagATTACAGCACAACGGTAAAATATGAAGCAGAAACCACCAGGATCCACCCATCTTACAGGCACATCGTATTGTTGAGGACTTATTGAGCTCTAAATGTTTACACAGGCATATGGGCGGTCAAACTAGTTTCTCAGTGACAACCTAAATAGCATCCTCGTTCCATGCTGCCGTTTGAATCACAGTTACACATCAGAAAATGGCATACTCGGCTGCAACAAGTATTTTCTTATTACTGCTTATGGTTTGGTCAAATGGCTGTTTTAAGTATATAACAAACATCTCAAAAGAGGAGTGAAGCCCCAAATATCGTA
This genomic interval from Microcaecilia unicolor chromosome 1, aMicUni1.1, whole genome shotgun sequence contains the following:
- the LOC115460636 gene encoding beta-1,3-galactosyl-O-glycosyl-glycoprotein beta-1,6-N-acetylglucosaminyltransferase 3-like, with amino-acid sequence MNMKFSTFALKMVFYKKRTIRWRHIRHLMAFGFLLLFAVKVLLTYVFQDCNLDDFLREANSSKSNYCKDQLFPSLTLSPQGPISCSRIISGDQEAIERALLGRLEIKNKKLPLSENDYLNWTKHCNRFKETRKFIPILLSKEEANFPIAYSMVIHENIEIFERLLRAIYTPQNVYCVHVDEKSPEVFKEAVRAIASCFENVFVASKLEKVVYASWSRVQADLNCMEDLLKSAVPWRYLINTCGTDFPIKTNAEIVRALKVLNGKNSLESEKPPQHKQARWVFQYEIRGSVVARTDIRKPSPPISVPIFVGNAYFVVTRDFVKSVFEHPDAEKLLQFANDTYSPDEFVWATLNRLPGIPGSVPYHGKYDTSDMNAMARLVKWDSLEGDTEKGASYPPCTGTYRHSVCVYGAGDLHWMLQHHHLFANKFDPRVDDYAIQCLEEYLRHRTLYGEGL